One Pocillopora verrucosa isolate sample1 chromosome 10, ASM3666991v2, whole genome shotgun sequence genomic window carries:
- the LOC131768780 gene encoding octopamine receptor beta-2R-like has protein sequence MDLTFNITEDTPQGKFDNSFVITAVCLILISISAVAGNLLVLAAIVIKRNLRTISDLYLANLAVADLMQAALAIPLRATVLLGIRKQQAPVPCSVVIFFTILFGGVSNMSILLVGVDRFIAIKWPFTYHTWLTTKVFVSSVILTWSSMFLFAASPLVGWGRSDNPTLSRTCRFTTTLDRTYVAIGYIFIHGLPLITIVIVYFFILKASFRHSRAIAAQEFSLQSNNSQLKEDSFTREELRTTGCQGHTENFSNSHTEQPHARMRNHVRNTSKTGKGARMIAILIGVFILLVLPIVVIDVVEMWEQPSAPPIVVNIAICLIYANSGVNVFIYAGWNAEYRRNFHRILLSLWRVITGPCS, from the coding sequence aTGGACTTGACATTTAATATCACAGAAGATACGCCACAAGGTAAATTTGACAACAGCTTTGTCATAACAGCTGTTTGCTTAATTCTGATATCCATCTCCGCTGTTGCTGGGAATTTACTTGTCTTGGCGGCCATCGTTATCAAACGGAATCTTCGCACTATATCAGACCTTTACTTGGCAAATTTAGCCGTCGCAGACTTAATGCAGGCAGCTTTAGCCATTCCACTTCGCGCCACAGTTCTCCTCGGAATACGGAAACAGCAAGCTCCAGTTCCTTGTTCAGTGGTTATCTTTTTCACCATACTTTTTGGAGGTGTTTCAAACATGAGCATTCTTCTTGTCGGCGTGGACAGGTTTATAGCCATCAAATGGCCTTTTACATACCACACTTGGCTCACAACGAAGGTTTTTGTCAGCTCTGTGATTCTAACGTGGTCGTCCATGTTTTTGTTCGCAGCATCACCCTTAGTTGGATGGGGACGATCAGATAACCCTACACTATCCCGCACGTGCCGTTTTACCACGACATTGGACAGAACATATGTCGCGATTGGATACATTTTTATCCACGGATTGCCATTAATAACAATCGTAATAGTCTATTTCTTTATCCTAAAGGCATCTTTCAGACATTCACGCGCTATAGCGGCGCAAGAATTCAGCTTGCAGTCGAATAATTCCCAACTGAAAGAAGATTCTTTTACTCGTGAAGAACTCCGCACAACTGGCTGTCAGGGTCACACAGAAAACTTCAGCAACAGTCACACTGAACAGCCCCATGCACGCATGCGCAATCACGTTCGTAACACCAGCAAAACTGGTAAAGGTGCCCGTATGATCGCGATCTTGATAGGCGTGTTCATTCTTCTTGTGCTGCCAATCGTCGTGATTGACGTGGTGGAGATGTGGGAGCAGCCCTCGGCTCCACCAATAGTAGTTAACATTGCAATATGCTTGATTTACGCTAACTCTGGAGTAAATGTTTTCATCTACGCCGGCTGGAACGCAGAATATCGAAGAAATTTTCATCGTATTTTACTCTCTCTATGGAGGGTAATAACCGGTCCCTGTTCGTGA